The Bacillota bacterium genome contains a region encoding:
- a CDS encoding TetR/AcrR family transcriptional regulator codes for MIQPSVYSRSQIVDAAYELIREEGWSSVSTRAIAKKLGSSTMPIYSHVRSVGELEKELRIKARKLLQEYQQRKYTEHVLLNLAFGYVTFARDEQYLFRFLYLESPEQLNLEDGISMKESFIREFGPDSNVAKALTAMEESGQDVLIQYTWIFTHGLAMLVNAGSFGKNSDQIILKLLMNAGEAFYTWGINNQEGVNDNE; via the coding sequence ATGATTCAGCCAAGTGTTTATTCCCGCTCCCAGATTGTTGATGCTGCCTATGAGTTGATCCGTGAAGAAGGATGGTCCTCCGTATCGACAAGGGCGATTGCAAAAAAACTAGGCTCTTCAACCATGCCGATTTATTCCCACGTACGATCGGTCGGAGAGTTGGAAAAAGAGCTAAGAATTAAAGCCCGTAAACTCCTCCAGGAGTACCAGCAGCGTAAATACACTGAACATGTACTTCTGAATCTTGCATTCGGTTATGTAACGTTTGCCCGTGATGAACAATATCTGTTTCGCTTTCTTTATCTTGAGAGTCCGGAACAGTTAAATCTGGAGGACGGAATTAGCATGAAAGAGTCTTTCATCAGGGAGTTTGGTCCAGACAGTAATGTAGCGAAAGCTCTAACTGCGATGGAAGAATCCGGTCAGGATGTATTGATCCAATATACCTGGATCTTCACACATGGCCTGGCCATGTTGGTCAATGCCGGTTCTTTTGGGAAAAACTCCGATCAGATCATTTTAAAATTATTGATGAATGCCGGAGAGGCATTTTATACATGGGGAATCAATAATCAAGAAGGAGTGAACGATAATGAATAA
- a CDS encoding glyceraldehyde 3-phosphate dehydrogenase NAD-binding domain-containing protein translates to MDKKLKSKKPLGINGVGRIGKLTLWNHLNTGHFKGFVINTGRNVGRTLEDLIDYLIKDSTYSSLDRFLYGFSGGKNKIKIIDRDAGLFNINEIPIKVLTIARNPRDISWSREGVQLVVECTGVYTDPTAAADISGGSVRGHLESGAEKVIVSAPFRIKDDAQRLPSDSGMFVYGVNHNKYDPQEHHIISAASCTTTGLAHMIKPLLETRETSEIITASMSTVHAATNNQNILDAVPKSGTSDLRKTRSVFNNIILTTTGAARALEEVLPEIKSIGFMADSVRIPINTSSLIMLNVTFRTKLNDAGEPMVNRNVVNDIYLKAAGGAQKGMVVFSDKQNVSSDIAGFQAAIVIEGVETHTRTGFISLNSATLQECGIREACDINIPVTHAKIFGWYDNELGSYVNFLGKLAVYVDKNMP, encoded by the coding sequence ATGGACAAAAAACTGAAGAGTAAAAAACCACTTGGGATTAACGGAGTAGGTCGGATTGGAAAGCTGACTCTCTGGAATCATTTGAATACAGGCCATTTTAAAGGATTCGTGATCAATACCGGTCGAAATGTGGGACGAACCCTTGAAGATCTTATCGATTATTTAATAAAAGATTCAACATACAGCTCATTGGATCGCTTTTTATATGGTTTTTCCGGTGGAAAAAACAAAATTAAGATAATAGACAGGGACGCCGGCCTGTTCAATATAAACGAAATACCGATCAAAGTTCTAACTATCGCGCGAAACCCGCGTGACATTAGCTGGTCCCGGGAAGGCGTCCAGCTTGTTGTAGAATGCACCGGTGTTTACACAGATCCGACAGCAGCTGCTGATATATCCGGTGGGAGCGTTCGGGGCCATCTGGAATCCGGTGCGGAAAAAGTAATTGTCAGCGCCCCGTTCAGAATAAAAGATGATGCCCAGCGGCTGCCTTCCGACAGCGGTATGTTTGTATATGGAGTTAACCACAATAAATATGACCCACAAGAACATCATATTATTTCTGCAGCCAGCTGTACAACAACCGGATTAGCTCATATGATAAAACCTCTTCTTGAAACCCGTGAGACATCGGAAATAATCACTGCTTCCATGTCAACAGTTCACGCTGCAACCAATAATCAAAACATCCTTGATGCAGTGCCAAAAAGCGGTACATCGGATTTACGGAAAACCCGTTCAGTATTCAATAATATAATTCTGACTACTACCGGTGCCGCCAGAGCCCTGGAAGAAGTCCTTCCTGAAATAAAAAGTATCGGTTTTATGGCAGATTCAGTGCGTATCCCCATCAATACTTCCTCGCTGATTATGCTTAATGTGACCTTCAGGACCAAATTGAATGATGCCGGAGAACCGATGGTTAACCGAAATGTTGTCAATGATATCTATCTGAAGGCTGCAGGTGGAGCCCAAAAAGGGATGGTAGTATTCAGTGATAAGCAGAATGTATCTTCGGATATTGCCGGTTTTCAGGCGGCAATCGTGATCGAAGGGGTTGAAACTCATACCAGAACGGGATTTATATCTTTGAATTCAGCAACACTCCAGGAATGTGGAATCCGGGAAGCCTGCGATATTAATATCCCGGTTACCCATGCGAAAATATTTGGATGGTATGATAATGAACTGGGCAGCTATGTTAACTTTTTAGGTAAGCTTGCAGTTTATGTGGATAAAAATATGCCTTAG